The following are encoded in a window of Pangasianodon hypophthalmus isolate fPanHyp1 chromosome 14, fPanHyp1.pri, whole genome shotgun sequence genomic DNA:
- the stoml3a gene encoding stomatin (EPB72)-like 3a codes for MTALKAPRVTFPLTHNATSSQQNRMTSLDMMNKNKINRETMDRKSESVISIMKDDSPRSLGFCGWILIFISIIFTIALFPITIFMCIKLVQEYERAVIFRLGRIIDRKPKGPGMFFVLPCVDTFTKVDLRSKTFEIPPQEILTKDSVTVSVDGVVYFRVNDPILSVANVRNADEATRLLAQTTLRNVLGTKNLSEVLSDREGISHSMQFALDEATHPWGIKVERVEIKDVKLPLQLQRAMAAEAEASREARAKVIAAEGEMNASRALKEASLVIAESPSALQLRYLQTLNTISAERNSTIIFPLPIDLLQHFVSHK; via the exons ATGACAGCATTAAAAGCCCCCAGAGTGACGTTTCCTCTTACACACAATGCCACCAGCTCCCAACAAAACAGAATGACTTCTCTGGATATGATGAACAAAAACAAGATCAACAGGGAAACAATGGACAGAAAATCTGAAAGCGTAATATCTATTATgaaag ATGACAGCCCTCGTTCTTTGGGTTTCTGTGGCTGGATTTTAATCTTCATCTCTATCATTTTCACCATAGCACTGTTTCCGATCACCATATTCATGTGCATCAAG CTTGTCCAGGAGTATGAGAGAGCTGTGATCTTTCGTTTGGGTCGCATCATTGACAGGAAACCAAAAGGACCAG GAATGTTTTTCGTGTTGCCATGTGTTGATACTTTTACAAAGGTGGACTTGAGATCTAAGACATTTGAAATTCCACCTCAAGAG ATTCTGACGAAGGATTCCGTGACAGTGTCTGTAGACGGTGTGGTTTACTTCCGGGTCAATGACCCCATCTTGTCTGTAGCTAATGTGAGAAATGCTGATGAGGCAACCCGCCTGCTGGCCCAGACCACACTGAGGAACGTCCTGGGCACTAAAAACCTGTCAGAAGTGCTATCAGACAGAGAGGGCATCTCCCATAGCATGCAG TTTGCCCTAGATGAAGCTACACATCCATGGGGTATCAAGGTGGAGCGAGTGGAGATTAAAGACGTTAAACTACCTCTTCAGCTCCAGAGAGCCATGGCAGCTGAGGCTGAAGCCTCCAGAGAGGCTCGTGCAAAG GTGATAGCAGCAGAGGGAGAGATGAATGCATCACGGGCCTTAAAGGAGGCCTCTCTGGTTATTGCTGAGTCACCTTCAGCTCTGCAGCTTCGCTACCTCCAAACACTCAACACCATCTCAGCCGAGAGGAACTCCACCATCATCTTCCCCCTGCCCATTGACCTCTTGCAGCACTTTGTATcgcataaataa